GCCTTGTTGGTTTCTTACATCTACTCTAACTGTAGATAACATAGGCTTTACAAGATCTATTTGAACCctcatttttgttgttgttggccTAGACTTAGTTGTTGTAGCTTTGTCCATGACCAATGGGTTGCCTATAGGACCAACTATTCTGCATAAGGCATCCCATTCATAGTAATGCCAAGGCAAATCTGGGAGATTAATCCAAACTGGGGCCAGGGATGTTTCAGAGTTAGGTTTAAAATCAGTTGTCCATTTCAGAATCTTCATACTAACATTTTCAAAGAGATGGATTCTCTCTTGAGTAAAAGTTATTAAAATTATCTTCGTTTTCCACATCAATGAAAACATGGTACTTGTCTTTTGCACCTATTTTAATTTCCCCTTTCGTGACCAATAAAAGAGCAAAATCAACCCTAATTTGGTCAATTGTAGGTATGCCCCTTAGAAACTTACCGATGATGGTCCACCGGCATGTGTCTGCGAGGAGTTCATGTTCTTCCTTAGTAAACACCACCATCGTTTTGCCTTCAATCACTTCATATGCTCTTGGTGGTAGTCTTACTTTTAGCCATGTTCGACTTCCCACTTTGTAGCCCAGAGCTCCTACATACGATTCAAGTTGAGATTGTTTGGGTGTTGTGTCAATTTCCATTGCTCTTTCTTGCAGAGGTGGAAAATTTTCAGATGTGGAGGCACCTCCTCTAGAGTTAGGGTCTGGTGGTACTGGTAATATGGGGATGGTTAGTCCAGCGTTGTCAATGGATAAGTTCATTGAGTGCAATTGGGGAAAATGTAGCCGCTAATAAATGTAGAGTAGACGTTAGAGGTAAAGAAAGAGAAGGGGAGGGTAAATAGAAGCTCGAGCTTCTCACTCTAACTTTTGTTTTTTTTCATTCCGTACCTTGTTGTTTTGCGTATCACTGTTAATTCCctattgaaattgatttgaaccggtactagggtcagcctgactaggactAGGTACacttttcccctcggccaaagctttcagacaTTAATACATGACGTTATCTTTAGGGTATTTTTttttatgtgtctagccaaagatCCTGTCCCGccccgcgatccaaaatatttgAAAGCTAACTCCataccacaagttttacacttagtcTTAAAAGCTAACTTCAATTCACTAACTTCACAAATTATAACAACCTCAATATTTTTTGactattttttggaataaagtaagcaataatagcaagtataatgtcacgacccaaaattccaccataggcgtcgtgatgacacctagtctctaagactaggtaagccgatttcaattacattttgaagccatttatttttgaattaaataagtaatcaaaactaacagcggaacaaatatgaatatacaacctcccaagactggcagtactgagtcacgaactctaactgaatatatggaaaGATCacaaggaccgaatatacaatactgtttgattacaaattaacagtacaatgaaatgaaaagacttcaagggactgcgacgacccaagcagctctaccttaaatccttacgatcccgctttagcTCTGCTtaaatccgatatctccaatacctggctctgcacaaaagtgtgcagaagtataatatgagtacaacacggttggtacccggtaagtatcaagactaacctcagtggagtagagacgaggtacagtcaagacactcactagtctaatagcctgtgcaatataatatacaaaataataaaaaacataTAACAATGAGGGCGACATAAATAACCGGTGATATGCACAtcaagacaacaagaacaccattattATCgcacaacaattaataaatacaattacacccaattaaatcaagttcttcaaataaatattttttacataTAATTTCTTCCATATAACTCTTttccaaatataattttctcacataaatatcttttaaacacaattccttcaaatactactttttaaataaaaatccttccaaataaatattttgaatattatcccttcaattaaaagtcaccatgtgataccgcatttaataatcataaaaatacgggtctcagcccttttcatatttttatggcacttcgtgcccataattaaattatcatattttttcggcacctcgtgcccatttttcatatcatatctgcaccgacaattcacatgccaaatatcattatcatttactcacggcacttcgtgcccacattttattttataatctgcctggcaatagccacaggcttccaaattttaatataaattagattgttatcaatttactaacaacaagacgaattgcacaaggtataaaaataaacacaagaaaatcacaacatcacatgaagatcaccaacaccacaactccacatcatcacatatcatccctgacaatagccacccttatcgctcctattttcacccttatctctcctatagccagccttatccctctgccctaacaatatcaatagccacccttatcgcttctatagccacccttatcgctctgcccatacaatatcccaacaaatacaacaacagtgaaatgccacccttatacccacataatatcaacagtgaaatgccacccttatacccacataatatcaacagtgaaatgccacccttatctcctcaaaataataattcacacaacacaataatttacacgggaaattatcacgataacataacaaaatcaattcatatcataatttgcccaatgtctacaaccaaaattccaaagatacaaccaaatcaattaattcacaacaaatagccaaaggctccatacaatgtgtataacaccacaaaaataatcaacagagataggaattactcagcataaatgtaatgacccggccggtcattttgagtattataatctcgttcccccatttattgctcaatttatgctttatagttattttatgacttactgggttagttggttcgggtccgaaaggaattcggaatgaaatgagacacttagtctcataattgaaaattttaagttagaaaagtgaccggatatggacctatgtgtaaacgacctcagatttgaagtTTGATGATCtcgatagctccatatggtgattttggacttaggagcgtgtccgaaaaattatttggaggtccgtagaggaatagggcttgaaatgccgaaagttgaatttttgggatgtttgaccggggagttaattttttgatattggggttgaaatccgattctgaaaattttaataggtctgttatgtcatttatgacttgtgtgtaaaatttgaggtaatcggacgtgatttgataggttccggagccatttgtagaaattagaaatttcaaagttcattaggcttgaatctatgtgtgattcgtgttttttagtgttgttggatgtaatttgaagactcgactaagttcgcatgatgttttaggacttgttggtgtatttgattgaggtcccgagggccttgagtgagtttcagatggttaacagatcaaaaattaaactgtaacagctgctgcaatttccttctgctggaaattctttctgccagaaatcgagcccagattcgagcccataatcgagcccagaatcaagccacgatcgagcccaggatcgagggccacgatcgaaggcatggtcgaggaccaggatcgaggccatgatcgaagacaagggtcgagggccaggatcgaggtcccagatcgagacccaggatcgaggaccatgatcgaaggctaagatcgaggcaggaccgaggctgtctaggcagaattataaagtaggggacttcgtcccattcgccatttttggcaaattggagcttgaggataggtgatttttgatagattttcaaagaaagcttgagataagtcccttctgatcatttctactccataatattgaattatcatcgaataatccgactagattatatgtttttgaggtgtaaatcggagatttgaacttaaaaagttagaaataagatttgtagatttgagggtcgagttgaggtcgaattttggtaaaattggtatgggtagactcatggttgattgggctttcggattttgtaacttttgtcgggttccgagatgtgggccccacgggcaatttttgagctaaattttggatttttatgaaaaattagtattttcttatgaaattaattccaataaattttattgacagaaacgaattatttgtgactagatccGAGgattcggagaccaattctcgtggcaagggcataacagaataaagaattacacggtttgaagtaagtaacaattataaatctggtcataagggtatgaaaccccggatttttgtatcatgtgattactttggaggtgacgcacatgctaggtgacgggcgtgtgggcgtgctccgaggagattgtgacttggtcaatccTGTGAAACTGTAAAGATGAATAAcgtgttgttagctatatgctctctatgtgttgtggaaatttgactgtaagacatgttagaatccatatttaggctatatgttggtatttttgggacccacagaggtcatgtacatattgaattatctgctaaattgttgtttggtactcaatcacagtttacttatttattttatctcagtctctattgttcattattgatgcatcatatcattgttgtttgggggtgatttcatgattattgagtgcccgagagactggagagatttatgaatgagtgaggccgagggcctgattgtgagatattgatactatagcacgtgagttatccgtgcaacacgtgagttggccgtgcggatccagatattgatactatagcacgtgagttggccgtgcagatccagatattgatactatggcacgtgagttgtccgtataacacatgagttggccgtgcggatccagatattgatactatagcacgtgagttggccgtgcggatccagatattgatactatggcacgtgagttgtccgtgcaacatgtgagttggccgtgcagattatagtgcttgagATGTAGgtgccccttcggagtctgtacacccccagtgagcgcgggaaCCCATTgaatgtgagtgctgagggctgagagctgagtggttgagctattgtgacgagttgagtgactgttgccctgaaaggctgtacttgcttttcatttgttgttgcacttagttgctatttgtcattattgtgacattctctgaaagattttatatccagatttcatgaaattgaactgtataaattgacttgatttaaactgctggatttgaaagcatgtctaatctTTGTtggaaatgaactataactgtgtagctcgtcactatcttcagttccttatttattattgttacttgctgagttagttgtactcatactacaccctgcacttcgtgtgcagatccaggtattcccgaaTATAaagggtgttgatcctttcgcgcaattgatttttcggagattctgaggtagctgtcgtatttcgcagaccttgtctctccttctctatctccttgtttactgtatttggtctcagactattatagaccgtattttccagatttgtaatcatattagatgctcatgtactcagtgacaccaggtattgggagtgtttgtatcagtatttgcgagatttgtggatcgtatttaagtattatatttgcaaacttaagagaaattgtgtttTATTTAGATTATCGACTTACCTAGTATCgatataggcgccatcatgacaggttgggattttgggtcgtgacaataaagcaaaaccttcattaatccaaatttagataattatattaacacttctttttaaacttacttagttaattatttgcatagggaaaattcatattgaaattaaattccaagaaatatcaaaccaacaatactcacgaaattacataaattttcaagtaacaatcacatcaaattgttatataaaaacaaattccacaacaaggatttaggcatggcaaacaaatgatttaataaatgccaacaattatccaatttactacacaataatgcctaagactttaatccaataaaatttgtacatataagcccgagtacgtactcgtcacctcgcatacacggcttttcacatttcacaaatggaacATAAGATTCGAta
The DNA window shown above is from Nicotiana tomentosiformis chromosome 8, ASM39032v3, whole genome shotgun sequence and carries:
- the LOC138897974 gene encoding uncharacterized protein — translated: MKILKWTTDFKPNSETSLAPVWINLPDLPWHYYEWDALCRIVGPIGNPLVMDKATTTKSRPTTTKMRVQIDLVKPMLSTVRVDVRNQQGKMEAFDQKIKYEAMPAYCSHCKVQGHSIKRCKSSQPAQQKERSDYNE